From a region of the Cygnus atratus isolate AKBS03 ecotype Queensland, Australia chromosome 3, CAtr_DNAZoo_HiC_assembly, whole genome shotgun sequence genome:
- the MIA3 gene encoding transport and Golgi organization protein 1 homolog isoform X5 produces the protein MAAAPPPDPRLLLALLLLPPLLPLPAPPPPLCAAAGPELGRRFAERKRCADPECSMLMCRGKAMKDFKGPDCRFVNFKKGEAVYVYYKLIGKSTELWAGSVGSDFGYFPKDLLEVNHNYTNEELELPTDETDFVCFDGGRDDFDNYNVDELLKSSKETIANERETESSDPRTKPAEGTEREEEVEKVHTVQSLDALEADNVELSTEKDEEALTMTEELDSFLIEGSEGTKVDSSDSSHEENSQGDQTAHEHLQGTLNDRLKGLESENTKNTSIAQGETSQLDKESEEVDAYTLLDRELSVNLKTKFGSTADAVVSDDEVTRLVTSLEDDFNEDLSINAHDSEKESDFADPSEEVPLLSFMAEEGSISLGDSDADENNGLESKNHELDENEGAMELNNQRDDEEERDSDALIKDAFTKSEKSGDSINVDRFESEQTKKKQDEVMLISKREAPAAQLEDLSRELLRHEPIGARDPGSEEKANKTEEFEEQLMADEMASHTNELQSTTVPDPHALPSPRDGLKTKSFVESKQDALGLPAGDVNKSPESVPLAEIEKDEKKFEDDTLEEISESDLKHKKLWEKMKEKGRDQYKSSADVPAKPVEEVQNGSQSDTGDTKLLKDKPEHGMPAVEKEILRHEEDSKQRGEADHENRKLTSFKEEPEIKGGNVKETPAGEGDPSHRGAAEQPMQWENETEYSEADVKEELSGNLGKMTEFEKSIEKSSPEEKSRSTTQNTNRANFTQQGTAHTEDEDSNKNLGTNLAREKNLRPELQPKETDAEDEADLKQMEEELLEDENAASAKLLHARVANVQGNTLDVEGRNPELKVPNEAFSGTADPTYETGEETNSFSEEAEKITNMQDEHETGNKEFDVPASEDAKLDEMEHIAEDDEESSEAEDLLAVEEYNFKSSDMEDSNDFHQRKDHLPEDVSQRDSKEMQNIEDTGNDHQQSAHFPSPADISAATNDTVTEYSESVKRLTIIRDFLDEKCVIRLQKYLGLQHVVRIEAMFYDMKVEMELARKASNNNEDIEKALDQILEFSESNIMDVVGKVLDSRVAENKEEVVKEMDLYDEESALMDDIQELIYSLRSKYSSASESVPLASFIEQEDDQLNAQDTAKEAEYDTDAVRNPDAIDESYQKFQQLEDKRPVQPIEEEEERSVNVPPELEEASFSDNREAKEAYNSERRLPLADTSFGSTDSEESASEDIAAGIPVRTAGNAGKQRVSQTAAPHGDGDGGGASGAALGGAAAAARRLLLQLVATLPEDIRPGPDFHGLPWEPVITTALVGIATLAIIFWRTCLSVKSRIYQVTEKQLAEKIKNLLQEKTEILDKMSEYDQKIKQAKESVKAAQEQKNILSDETAGLKDTVKGLEEANRKLDDKIKSLHSMLETERKQNEKKQKKISESQKSLEKLEEAISVHSAELSEVQIALNEAKLNEEKVKSELQHVQEENARLKKSKEQLLKEAEGWSERHTELSEQIKLYQKSQKDIEEALAYKENEIEVLTNCIMQLKQLDIDPASEAKKDGEGHEWSRGDDLANGELPDNENEKMKTQIKQMMDVSRVKTMLSIVEEDRNLLQSKLSDEVTARHELEEQIKKLEHDSCSLQSAKARLENECKTLQQKVEILGELYQQKEMALQKKLTQEEYERQEKEQKLSAADEKAVLAIEEVKVYKQRIQDMEEELQKTERSYKNQIAAHEKKAHDNWLIARSAERALAEEKREAANLRQKLIEVNQKIVMLQRPLIVKPTPGRPDRQVPPRRGPLSRDGSFGPSPVSGGNPSPTQMIEVPGRPLSAPRREGSRGEFGTVVDGPSVPRRPPEIPGRMSVPDLGPAVASLISSGPRTSSPSTAMDRAANVSPKGPPSFPGTPIMTSPVMGPPPPPPVRYGPPPAPLRGHFGPRPLPVPLVRGAPLPPPAARDFLPGPPLGMRDLPPGPLPPPPDPRAYGRGHPSFRPLGPPGPRDYPQGPRLPPPGSRDYTPSPSRDLPPSGPRDYPAGPPPPPAGSKDYTQPPAQKP, from the exons ATGgccgcagcgccgccgccggACCCCCGGCTGCTcctcgccctgctgctgctgccgcccctgctgccgctgcccgcgccgccgccgccgctctgcgccgccgccgggcccgaGCTGGGCCGCCGCTTCGCCGAGCGCAAGCGCTGCGCCGACCCCGAGTGCAGCA TGTTAATGTGCCGAGGGAAGGCAATGAAGGATTTTAAAGGTCCCGACTGCCGCTTTGTAAATtttaagaaaggagaagcagtgtATGTATATTACAAACTAATAGGAAAATCAACTGAGCTTTGGGCTGGAAGT GTTGGAAGTGATTTTGGATATTTTCCAAAGGATTTACTTGAAGTAAATCATAATTATACCAATGAGGAGCTAGAGTTACCAACAGAT gaaaCAgactttgtttgctttgatgGTGGAAGGGACGATTTTGATAATTATAATGTGGATGAACTTTTGAAGTCATCGAAAGAGACAATAGCAAATGAGAGGGAAACTGAATCAAGTGATCCAAGGACAAAACCAGCTGAAGGAAcggaaagggaggaggaggttgAAAAGGTTCATACAGTACAGTCCCTTGATGCTTTGGAGGCAGACAATGTTGAACTAAGCACAGAGAAAGACGAGGAAGCCCTCACCATGACAGAGGAATTAGATAGTTTTCTTATAGAAGGAAGTGAAGGTACTAAGGTAGACTCCAGTGACAGTAGTCATGAAGAAAACTCTCAGGGAGATCAAACTGCACATGAGCACTTGCAAGGAACGCTAAATGACAGACTAAAAGGGCTAGAAAGTGAAAATACCAAAAACACTAGTATTGCTCAGGGCGAAACCAGTCAACTTGACAAAGAGAGCGAAGAAGTCGATGCCTATACACTTTTAGACAGAGAGCTCTCTgtaaacttgaaaacaaaatttggcTCAACTGCTGATGCTGTTGTATCAGATGATGAAGTGACTCGCCTTGTTACATCATTGGAAGatgattttaatgaagatttgAGCATTAATGCTCACGATTCAGAGAAGGAGTCAGACTTCGCAGATCCGTCTGAAGAAGTCCCTTTGCTGTCATTTATGGCGGAAGAAGGGAGTATATCCCTAGGGGATTCAGATGCTGATGAAAACAATGGCCTTGAGTCAAAAAATCATGAACTTGACGAAAATGAAGGTGCTATGGAGCTAAATAACCAAAGAGATGATGAGGAAGAACGTGATTCAGATGCACTAATTAAGGATGCCTTCACTAAGAGCGAGAAGTCAGGTGACAGTATAAATGTGGACAGGTTTGAATCTGagcaaacaaagaagaaacaggatGAGGTGATGCTAATTAGCAAGAGAGAAGCACCAGCAGCTCAACTTGAGGATCTCTCCAGAGAGCTCCTTCGACATGAACCTATAGGTGCAAGAGATCCaggttcagaagaaaaagcaaacaaaactgaagagtTTGAAGAGCAGCTTATGGCTGATGAAATGGCATCACATACTAACGAGCTGCAAAGTACAACTGTGCCTGATCCTCATGCTTTACCTAGTCCACGAGATGGTCTGAAGACCAAATCATTTGTTGAAAGCAAGCAAGATGCTTTAGGTCTACCTGCTGGTGATGTGAACAAAAGTCCAGAAAGTGTGCCACTTGCTGAAATagagaaagatgagaaaaagttTGAGGATGACACCTTGGAAGAGATCTCAGAAAGTGATTTAAAGCACAAAAAGTTATGggagaaaatgaaggagaaaggaagagatcaGTATAAGTCTTCTGCTGATGTTCCAGCCAAACCAGTGGAAGAGGTACAAAATGGATCTCAAAGTGACACAGGAGATACTaagcttttaaaagacaaaCCGGAGCATGGAATGCCTGCTGTGGAGAAGGAAATTCTAAGACATGAAGAAGATTCAAAACAAAGAGGGGAGGCTGATCATGAAAATCGAAAACTCACCTCTTTTAAAGAAGAACCTGAAATAAAAGGGGGAAACGTGAAAGAAACCCCTGCAGGTGAGGGGGACCCAAGCCATAGGGGAGCTGCTGAGCAACCTATGCAATGGGAAAATGAAACTGAGTATTCAGAGGCAGATGTGAAAGAAGAGCTTTCAGGAAATCTTGGCAAGAtgacagaatttgaaaaaagcATTGAGAAAAGTTCccctgaagaaaaatcaagaagtACTACACAGAATACTAATAGAGCAAATTTTACCCAGCAAGGAACTGCTCATACTGAGGATGAAgattcaaacaaaaatcttggCACAAATTTAGCTAGAGAAAAAAACCTAAGGCCAGAATTGCAACCCAAAGAGACAGATGCTGAAGATGAAGCTGACttgaaacaaatggaagaagaaCTACTGGAAGATGAGAATGCTGCAAGTGCAAAGCTGTTGCATGCAAGGGTTGCAAATGTACAGGGTAATACACTAGATGTTGAAGGAAGAAACCCTGAATTAAAAGTACCAAATGAAGCTTTTTCAGGAACTGCAGATCCTACTTATGAAACAGGAGAGGAAACAAACTCGTTTTCTGAGGaggctgaaaaaataacaaacatgCAAGATGAACACGAGACTGGAAACAAAGAGTTTGATGTACCAGCGAGTGAAGATGCTAAACTGGATGAGATGGAACATATCGCAGAAGACGATGAGGAGTCTTCTGAAGCTGAGGACCTATTAGCCGTGGAAGAATATAATTTCAAGTCTTCAGACATGGAGGACAGCAATGACTTTCACCAAAGGAAAGATCATCTCCCAGAGGACGTTTCACAGAGAGACTCAAAAGAGATGCAAAATATAGAGGATACAGGAAATGACCACCAGCAGTCTGCACatttccccagccctgctgacaTTTCAGCAGCCACAAATGACACTGTAACAGAATACAGTGAGTCTGTGAAGCGGCTCACAATAATTAGAGATTTCCTTGATGAAAAGTGTGTAATACGTCTACAAAAGTATCTTGGGCTCCAACATGTGGTTAGGATAGAAGCTATGTTTTATGACATGAAGGTGGAGATGGAACTTGCTCGGAAGGCAAGCAATAATAATGAAGATATAGAAAAAGCGCTGGACCAGATACTTGAGTTTTCAGAATCAAACATTATGGATGTTGTAGGAAAAGTTCTGGATTCCAGGgtagcagaaaataaagaggaGGTGGTGAAAGAGATGGATTTGTATGATGAAGAGAGTGCACTTATGGATGATATTCAAGAATTAATATATTCTTTAAGAAGTAAATATTCGTCTGCTAGTGAGAGTGTCCCACTGGCATCTTTTATCGAACAGGAAGATGATCAGCTGAATGCTCAAG ATACTGCAAAAGAGGCTGAATATGACACAGACGCTGTTAGGAATCCAGATGCCATTGATGAGAGCTATCAGAAATTTCAGCAGCTTGAAGATAAGAGGCCAGTTCAGCCTattgaagaggaggaggagagaagtgTTAATGTTCCACCTGAGCTTGAAGAAGCTAGCTTTTCGGATAATAGAGAAGCCAAAGAAGCGTACAATAGTGAAAGAAGATTGCCACTGGCTGATACTTCCTTTGGGTCAACTGATTCAGAAGAGAGTGCCAGCGAAGATATTGCTGCAG GAATTCCTGTGAGAACCGCCGGAAACGCGGGGAAGCAGCGTGTCAGTCAGACCGCTG ccccccacgGCGACGGCGACGGCGGCGGCGCCTCAGGGGCAGCGCtgggcggggcggcggccgctgcccgccgcctgctgctgcag TTGGTTGCTACCCTGCCTGAGGATATTCGTCCTGGGCCTGATTTCCATGGACTTCCATGGGAGCCTGTTATTACCACTGCCTTAGTGGGAATTGCCACGCTCGCTATAATTTTCTGGAGAACCTGCCTTTCA gtaaAGAGTAGAATCTATCAAG tgaCTGAAAAACAACTCgcagaaaagattaaaaaccttctacaagaaaaaacagaaatcctaGACAAGATGTCAGAATATGATCAAAAG ATAAAGCAAGCAAAGGAATCAGTGAAAGCAGcccaagaacaaaaaaatattctctccGATGAAACTGCAGGGCTTAAG gacaCTGTCAAAGGGCTGGAAGAAGCAAATCGTAAACTggatgacaaaataaaaagtctgcACTCAATGcttgaaacagagagaaaacagaatgagaagaaacagaaaaaa ATCTCTGAAAGCCAGAAGTCCTTGGAAAAACTTGAAGAGGCTATCAGTGTGCATTCTGCTGAGCTTTCAGAG GTGCAGATAGCCCTTAACGAAGctaaattaaatgaagaaaaggtgaAGTCAGAGCTCCAGCATGTGCAGGAGGAGAATGCTAGGCTGAAAAAGAGCAAGGAACAA CTGCTAAAAGAAGCTGAAGGTTGGAGTGAGAGACATACTGAGCTTAGTGAGCAGATTAAACTGTATCAGAAGTCTCAGAAGGACATAGAAGAAGCACTTGCctataaggaaaatgaaattgag GTTTTAACTAACTGCATTATGCAGCTGAAGCAGCTTGACATAGATCCAGCATCTGAGGCCAAGAAGGATGGTGAAGGGCATGAATGGAGCAGAGGGGACGATCTGGCCAACGGAGAGTTGCCAG aTAATGAGAATGAAAAGATGAAGACTCAGATTAAGCAGATGATGGACGTCTCCAGG gtaaaaaCTATGTTATCCATAGTTGAAGAAGACAGAAATCTTCTGCAGTCCAAACTGAGTGATGAAGTAACAGCAAGACATGAGCTGGAAG agcaaataaaaaaattagaacaCGACTCCTGTTCGCTGCAGTCAGCCAAAGCTCGACtggaaaatgaatgtaaaacaCTACAGCAGAAAGTAGAGATTCTCGGTGAACTTTaccagcagaaagaaatggcGCTCCAGAA AAAACTAACTCAAGAAGAATATGAGCGccaggagaaggagcagaaatTGTCTGCTGCAGACGAAAAAGCCGTGCTGGCCATTGAGGAAGTGAAAGTTTACaa GCAAAGGATTCAAGATATGGAAGAAGAATTGCAAAAAACAGAGAGATCATACAAAAACCAG attgCCGCTCATGAGAAAAAAGCACACGACAATTGG CTTATTGCCCGCTCTGCTGAGAGAGCTctggctgaagaaaaaagagaagcagccaACCTGAGGCAAAA attaaTAGAAGTGAACCAAAAAATTGTTATGCTTCAAAGACCATTAATTGTGAAGCCAACTCCAGGCAGACCCGATCGCCAAGTCCCACCACGACGAG GGCCCTTAAGCAGAGATGGTTCTTTTGGCCCATCACCTGTGAGTGGAGGAAATCCGTCACCCACACAAATGATAGAAGTTCCTGGTCGGCCCCTTTCTGCTCCTCGAAGGGAAGGCTCAAGAGGTGAATTTG GTACAGTGGTAGATGGCCCCTCTGTTCCACGAAGGCCACCAGAGATCCCTGGAAGGATGTCCGTTCCTG ATCTTGGGCCTGCTGTAGCATCCCTGATCAGTAGTGGGCCAAGAACCTCCTCCCCTTCCACAGCAATGGATAGAGCG GCTAATGTTAGTCCCAAAGGCCCACCTTCTTTCCCTGGGACACCCATCATGACCTCTCCAGTGATGGGACCTCCACCCCCACCGCCTGTTCGTTATGGACCGCCGCCAGCTCCTCTGCGTGGACACTTTGGGCCCCGGCCTCTTCCTGTGCCCCTAG TTCGTGGTGCTCCCTTACCACCTCCAGCTGCAAGAGATTTCTTACCTGGCCCCCCATTAGGAATGAGAGATCTGCCTCCTGGCCCGCTACCACCCCCTCCAGATCCCAGAGCATATGGACGTGGGCACCCTTCTTTCCGACCTCTAGGTCCTCCTGGCCCGAGAGATTATCCTCAAGGCCCACGGCTACCCCCGCCTGGCTCAAGGGACTATACACCTTCTCCTAGCAGAGACTTGCCTCCGTCAGGACCTAGAGACTACCCTGCAGGCcctcctccaccaccagcaGGCTCAAAGGACTACACACAGCCTCCAGCGCAGAAGCCCTAA